The proteins below are encoded in one region of Rhizobium sp. 9140:
- a CDS encoding 2-oxoglutarate dehydrogenase E1 component — protein MARQEANEQFQLTSFLDGANASYIEQLHARYEADPSSVSGEWQSFFKALADNPEDVVKAAKGASWKKPNWPLTPRDDLTSALDGDWGTVEKVIEKKVQAKAEAKAEATGAAISPADVHQATRDSIKAIMLIRAYRMRGHLHAKLDPLQIAAPVEDYHELSPSNYGFEAGDMDRKIFLDNVLGLEYASMREIVDILERTYCSTLGVEFMHISDPEIKGWIQERIEGPAKGVEFTPEGKKAILSKLIEAEGFEQFIDVKYKGTKRFGLDGGESLIPALEQIIKRGGQDGMKEIILGMAHRGRLNVLTNVMGKPHRAVFHEFKGGSAAPDDVEGSGDVKYHLGASSDREFDGNKVHLSLTANPSHLEIVNPVVMGKARAKQDQLATTFEGDVIPLKERSKVLPLLLHGDAAFAGQGVTAEILGLSGLRGHRVGGTLHFIINNQIGFTTNPAFSRSSPYPSDVAKMIEAPIFHVNGDDPEAVTYAAKIAIEFRMKFHKPVVIDMFCYRRFGHNEGDEPSFTQPKMYKVIRGHKTVVQLYGERLIAEGLITDGELEKMKADWRARLEQEFEAGQSYKPNKADWLDGAWSGLRTADNQDEQRRGKTSVPMKSLKDIGRKLSEVPEGFNVHKTIQRFMDNRANMIQTGEGIDWAMAEALAFGSLAVEGTKIRLSGQDCERGTFSQRHTVLYDQQTEERYIPLANLAPTQARYEVINSMLSEEAVLGFEYGYSLARPNALTLWEAQFGDFANGAQVVFDQFISSGERKWLRMSGLVCLLPHGYEGQGPEHSSARLERWLQMCAEDNMQVVNVTTPANYFHVLRRQMKRDFRKPLIIMTPKSLLRHKRAISSLSEMAGETSFHRLLWDDAEVIKDGPIKLQKDAKIRRVVLCSGKVYYDLLEEREKRGIDDIYLLRLEQLYPFPAKALINELSRFRNAEMVWCQEEPKNMGSWSFIDPYLEWVLAHIDAKYQRVRYTGRPAAASPATGLMSKHLAQLAAFLEDALGG, from the coding sequence ATGGCAAGGCAAGAGGCTAACGAGCAATTTCAACTGACGTCCTTTCTGGACGGCGCCAATGCGAGCTATATCGAGCAGCTCCACGCGCGCTACGAGGCGGACCCGTCGTCTGTTTCGGGCGAGTGGCAGTCTTTCTTCAAGGCGCTGGCCGACAATCCCGAAGACGTCGTGAAGGCCGCCAAGGGCGCCTCGTGGAAGAAGCCGAACTGGCCGCTGACGCCGCGCGACGACCTGACCTCGGCGCTGGACGGCGACTGGGGCACGGTCGAGAAGGTCATCGAGAAGAAGGTGCAGGCAAAGGCCGAAGCCAAGGCGGAAGCGACCGGCGCCGCCATTTCGCCTGCCGATGTCCACCAGGCGACGCGCGACAGCATCAAGGCGATCATGCTCATCCGCGCCTATCGCATGCGCGGCCACCTGCATGCCAAGCTCGACCCGCTGCAGATTGCGGCCCCGGTCGAGGATTATCACGAACTGTCCCCTTCCAATTACGGCTTCGAAGCCGGCGACATGGACCGCAAGATCTTCCTCGATAACGTGCTCGGGCTCGAATATGCCTCGATGCGTGAAATCGTCGATATCCTCGAGCGGACCTATTGCTCGACGCTCGGCGTCGAGTTCATGCATATTTCCGATCCCGAAATCAAAGGCTGGATCCAGGAGCGCATCGAAGGCCCTGCGAAGGGCGTCGAGTTCACCCCGGAAGGCAAGAAGGCCATCCTCTCCAAGCTGATCGAGGCCGAAGGCTTCGAGCAGTTCATCGACGTGAAGTACAAGGGCACCAAGCGCTTCGGCCTCGACGGCGGCGAATCGCTCATTCCGGCGCTCGAACAGATCATCAAGCGCGGCGGTCAGGACGGGATGAAGGAAATCATCCTCGGCATGGCGCACCGTGGCCGCCTCAACGTTCTGACCAACGTCATGGGCAAGCCGCATCGCGCCGTGTTCCACGAGTTCAAGGGCGGCTCGGCGGCCCCTGACGACGTTGAGGGCTCCGGTGACGTCAAGTACCACCTCGGCGCGTCGTCGGACCGCGAGTTCGACGGCAACAAGGTTCACCTGTCACTGACGGCAAACCCGTCGCACCTCGAAATTGTCAACCCTGTGGTCATGGGCAAGGCACGCGCCAAGCAGGACCAGTTGGCGACGACCTTTGAAGGCGACGTCATTCCGCTGAAGGAACGCTCCAAGGTTCTGCCGCTGCTGCTGCACGGCGATGCTGCGTTTGCGGGCCAGGGTGTTACAGCGGAAATTCTCGGACTGTCGGGCCTGCGCGGCCATCGCGTCGGCGGCACGCTGCACTTCATCATCAACAACCAGATCGGCTTCACCACCAATCCGGCCTTCTCGCGTTCGTCGCCTTATCCCTCCGATGTCGCCAAGATGATCGAGGCGCCGATCTTCCACGTCAACGGCGACGACCCGGAAGCCGTAACCTATGCCGCCAAGATCGCCATCGAATTCCGGATGAAGTTCCACAAGCCGGTCGTGATCGACATGTTCTGCTATCGCCGCTTCGGCCACAACGAAGGCGACGAACCGTCTTTCACGCAGCCGAAGATGTATAAGGTTATCCGCGGTCACAAGACGGTCGTCCAGCTCTACGGCGAACGCCTGATCGCCGAAGGCCTGATTACGGACGGCGAACTGGAAAAGATGAAGGCCGACTGGCGCGCCCGTCTCGAACAGGAGTTCGAGGCTGGCCAGTCCTACAAGCCCAACAAGGCCGACTGGCTGGATGGCGCATGGTCGGGCCTGCGCACGGCCGACAATCAGGACGAACAGCGCCGCGGCAAGACCTCGGTGCCGATGAAGTCGCTGAAGGACATCGGCCGCAAGCTCTCGGAAGTTCCGGAAGGCTTCAACGTCCACAAGACGATCCAGCGCTTCATGGACAACCGCGCCAACATGATCCAGACGGGCGAAGGCATCGACTGGGCGATGGCAGAGGCGCTCGCCTTCGGGTCTCTCGCTGTCGAAGGCACGAAGATCCGTCTGTCGGGCCAAGATTGCGAGCGTGGCACGTTCTCCCAGCGTCATACCGTTCTCTACGATCAGCAGACGGAAGAGCGCTACATCCCGCTCGCCAACCTCGCGCCCACCCAGGCGCGCTACGAGGTCATCAATTCGATGCTGTCGGAAGAAGCCGTTCTCGGCTTCGAATATGGCTACTCGCTCGCCCGTCCGAACGCACTGACGCTGTGGGAAGCCCAGTTCGGCGACTTCGCCAACGGTGCGCAGGTCGTCTTCGACCAGTTCATCTCCTCCGGCGAACGCAAGTGGCTGCGCATGTCGGGCCTCGTCTGCCTGCTGCCGCATGGCTATGAAGGTCAGGGTCCGGAGCACTCCTCCGCACGCCTCGAACGCTGGCTGCAGATGTGCGCGGAAGACAACATGCAGGTCGTCAACGTCACGACGCCGGCAAACTACTTCCACGTCCTGCGCCGCCAGATGAAGCGCGACTTCCGCAAGCCGCTGATCATCATGACGCCGAAGTCGCTGCTGCGTCACAAGCGCGCCATTTCCAGCCTGTCGGAAATGGCCGGCGAGACCTCGTTCCACCGCCTGCTGTGGGACGATGCGGAAGTGATCAAGGACGGCCCGATCAAGCTCCAGAAGGATGCGAAAATCCGCCGCGTCGTGCTCTGCTCGGGCAAGGTCTATTACGACCTGCTCGAAGAGCGCGAAAAGCGTGGCATCGACGACATCTACCTCCTGCGTCTGGAACAGCTCTATCCGTTCCCGGCCAAGGCGCTGATCAACGAGCTCAGCCGCTTCCGCAACGCGGAGATGGTCTGGTGCCAGGAAGAGCCCAAGAACATGGGGTCCTGGTCGTTCATCGATCCCTATCTCGAATGGGTGCTGGCGCATATCGATGCGAAGTACCAGCGGGTGCGCTACACCGGCCGCCCGGCCGCAGCCTCGCCGGCGACAGGCCTGATGTCCAAGCATCTGGCCCAGCTTGCCGCCTTCCTCGAAGACGCGCTTGGAGGCTGA
- the odhB gene encoding 2-oxoglutarate dehydrogenase complex dihydrolipoyllysine-residue succinyltransferase has product MATEIRVPTLGESVSEATIGTWFKKVGDTVNADEPLLELETDKVTIEVPAPASGTLSEIVANEGETVGLGALLGQIAEGAGASASAGAAPAAKPAEAAAPAPAAEKPAAEAPAASSVPSSMPPAPAAAKMLAENNVSAADVDGSGKRGQVLKGDVIAAVNRGLQTPAAPAEQAKAPARGPSNAADAPREERVKMTRLRQTIAKRLKDAQNTAAMLTTYNEVDMKAVMDLRTKYKDVFEKKHGVKLGFMGFFTKAVTHALKELPAVNAEIDGTDLVYKNFCHVGMAVGTDKGLVVPVIRDADQMSIAQIEKELGRLAKAARDGSLSMADMQGGTFTITNGGVYGSLMSSPILNAPQSGILGMHKIQDRPVVVGGQIVIRPMMYLALSYDHRIVDGKEAVTFLVRVKESLEDPERLVLDL; this is encoded by the coding sequence ATGGCAACCGAAATCCGCGTGCCCACCCTGGGTGAATCCGTCAGCGAAGCCACGATCGGCACCTGGTTCAAGAAGGTCGGCGACACCGTGAACGCCGACGAGCCCCTGCTGGAACTCGAAACCGACAAGGTTACGATCGAAGTCCCGGCACCGGCCTCCGGCACGCTGTCGGAAATCGTTGCCAATGAAGGCGAAACCGTCGGCCTTGGCGCGCTCCTCGGCCAGATCGCTGAAGGTGCGGGCGCGAGCGCGAGCGCCGGCGCTGCCCCCGCTGCCAAGCCTGCCGAAGCCGCGGCTCCTGCACCGGCCGCGGAAAAGCCTGCCGCCGAAGCGCCAGCTGCGTCGTCGGTGCCTTCCTCCATGCCGCCCGCGCCAGCTGCCGCCAAGATGCTGGCCGAGAACAACGTTTCTGCTGCCGACGTCGATGGCTCCGGCAAGCGTGGTCAGGTCCTCAAGGGCGACGTGATCGCCGCCGTCAATCGTGGCCTCCAGACGCCGGCAGCGCCTGCCGAACAAGCGAAAGCCCCTGCCCGCGGTCCTTCCAACGCAGCGGACGCACCGCGCGAAGAGCGCGTGAAGATGACGCGCCTGCGCCAAACGATCGCCAAGCGCCTCAAGGACGCCCAGAACACCGCCGCCATGCTGACCACCTACAACGAGGTGGACATGAAGGCGGTCATGGACCTGCGCACCAAGTACAAGGACGTCTTCGAGAAGAAGCATGGCGTGAAGCTCGGCTTCATGGGCTTTTTCACCAAGGCCGTGACGCACGCGCTGAAGGAACTGCCGGCCGTCAACGCCGAGATCGACGGCACGGATCTCGTCTACAAGAACTTCTGCCACGTCGGCATGGCCGTCGGCACCGACAAGGGGCTCGTCGTCCCGGTCATCCGCGATGCGGACCAGATGTCGATCGCCCAGATCGAGAAGGAGCTCGGCCGGCTTGCCAAGGCTGCCCGTGACGGCTCGCTGTCGATGGCCGACATGCAGGGCGGCACGTTCACCATCACCAATGGTGGCGTCTATGGCTCGCTGATGTCCTCGCCGATCCTCAACGCACCGCAGTCCGGTATTCTCGGCATGCACAAGATCCAGGATCGCCCCGTCGTCGTCGGCGGCCAGATCGTCATCCGCCCGATGATGTATCTCGCGCTCTCCTATGATCACCGCATCGTCGACGGCAAGGAAGCCGTGACCTTCCTCGTCCGCGTCAAAGAAAGCCTCGAAGATCCGGAACGTCTCGTTCTCGATCTCTGA
- a CDS encoding MAPEG family protein, with protein sequence MEPTVIATSPFPALVAWSVVLLVFHICLHGMLVTRELGSGWNAGPRDGDEQPKGLIVGRAGRASKNFQETYPAFIGLALGLAIAGDPSGWGLLGAWLWFACRIVYIPLYLAGIPYIRSLVWLGALSGLGLMGLVLVF encoded by the coding sequence ATGGAACCGACCGTGATCGCCACCTCGCCCTTCCCGGCGCTCGTCGCCTGGAGCGTGGTGCTGCTCGTCTTCCACATCTGCCTGCATGGCATGCTGGTGACCCGCGAGCTCGGTTCCGGCTGGAATGCCGGCCCGCGTGACGGCGACGAGCAGCCGAAAGGCCTGATTGTCGGCCGTGCCGGCCGGGCGTCGAAGAACTTCCAGGAAACCTATCCTGCCTTCATCGGCCTTGCTCTCGGTCTCGCCATTGCCGGCGATCCCTCCGGGTGGGGCCTCCTCGGCGCGTGGCTCTGGTTTGCCTGCCGCATCGTCTACATCCCGCTCTACCTCGCGGGCATACCCTATATTCGCTCCCTCGTCTGGCTCGGCGCTCTCTCCGGCCTCGGCCTGATGGGGCTTGTTCTCGTCTTTTGA
- a CDS encoding LysE family translocator, with protein MHPYLFELASLMAIFAFAIVSPGADLAMVMRQSILHGRRSAILTSFGVGASLMVHVTYTILGLGLVISQSITLFNIVKWCGVAYLLYIGFKALRAKPTDAVETAAPTMEPATRVPQSAFKAFGLGFAANALNPKPVFFFLSIFSTVVSTQTPVAVKFGYGLVMATCLIAWFVAVSLFMTTPAMRARFARISHWIDRASGMVFIALGLKLATEKAA; from the coding sequence GTGCATCCCTATCTCTTCGAACTCGCCTCGTTGATGGCGATCTTCGCCTTCGCAATCGTCTCGCCCGGCGCCGATCTCGCCATGGTCATGCGCCAGTCGATCCTGCACGGACGCCGCTCGGCGATCCTCACCTCCTTCGGCGTCGGCGCATCGCTGATGGTCCATGTCACCTATACGATCCTCGGTCTCGGCCTTGTCATCTCCCAATCGATCACGCTGTTCAACATCGTCAAATGGTGCGGTGTCGCCTACCTGCTCTACATCGGGTTCAAGGCCCTGAGGGCGAAGCCGACAGACGCGGTCGAGACCGCCGCGCCGACGATGGAACCCGCCACCCGCGTTCCGCAATCCGCTTTCAAGGCCTTCGGCCTCGGCTTTGCCGCCAACGCGCTGAACCCGAAGCCGGTGTTCTTTTTCCTGTCGATCTTCTCGACGGTCGTCAGCACGCAGACGCCGGTCGCGGTCAAGTTCGGCTATGGCCTCGTCATGGCGACGTGCCTCATCGCCTGGTTCGTGGCCGTCAGCCTGTTCATGACGACGCCCGCTATGCGTGCCCGCTTCGCCCGCATCAGCCACTGGATCGACCGCGCCAGCGGCATGGTCTTCATCGCGCTCGGGCTGAAACTTGCAACCGAGAAGGCAGCGTAA
- the lpdA gene encoding dihydrolipoyl dehydrogenase, giving the protein MAYDVVIIGTGPGGYVAAIKAAQLGLKVAVVEKRATYGGTCLNIGCIPSKALLHASEMFHAAGHMDSLGIEVEAPRLNLPKMMEHKDATVKSNVEGVAFLFKKNKIDAIQGTGRIAGAGKVVVTNDAGEEQTVETKNIVIATGSDVAGIPGVPVEIDETVIVSSTGGIALEKVPGTMVVVGGGVIGLELGSVWARLGAQVTVVEYLDTILGGMDGEVSKQFQRILAKQGITFNLGAKVTGVAREGDGATVTFEPVKGGEAQTISADVVLVATGRKPYTAGLGLEEAGVALDNRGRVEIDGHFKTNVDGIYAIGDVVRGPMLAHKAEDEGVALAEILAGQAGHVNYDVIPGVVYTQPEVASVGKTEEELKSAGIAYKVGKFPFTANGRARAMQAVDGFVKILADKDTDRVLGGHIIGFGAGEMIHEIAVLMEFGGSSEDLGRTCHAHPTMSEAVKEAALATFFKPIHM; this is encoded by the coding sequence ATGGCATATGACGTCGTTATCATCGGAACCGGCCCCGGCGGCTATGTCGCCGCCATCAAGGCAGCCCAGCTCGGCCTGAAGGTGGCCGTCGTTGAAAAGCGGGCGACCTATGGCGGCACCTGCCTCAACATCGGCTGCATCCCCTCCAAGGCCCTGCTGCACGCCTCCGAGATGTTCCACGCTGCCGGCCATATGGATAGCCTCGGCATCGAGGTCGAAGCCCCACGCCTCAACCTGCCGAAGATGATGGAGCACAAGGACGCGACCGTGAAGTCGAACGTCGAGGGCGTCGCCTTCCTGTTCAAGAAAAACAAGATCGACGCCATCCAGGGGACCGGCCGCATTGCCGGTGCCGGCAAGGTCGTCGTCACCAACGATGCGGGCGAGGAACAGACGGTCGAGACGAAGAACATCGTCATTGCCACCGGCTCCGATGTTGCCGGCATCCCGGGCGTTCCCGTCGAGATCGACGAGACGGTCATCGTCTCCTCGACGGGCGGCATCGCGCTGGAGAAGGTTCCCGGCACCATGGTCGTGGTTGGCGGCGGCGTCATCGGCCTCGAACTCGGCTCGGTCTGGGCGCGTCTCGGCGCACAGGTCACCGTTGTCGAATATCTCGACACCATTCTCGGCGGCATGGATGGCGAAGTCTCCAAGCAGTTCCAGCGCATTCTCGCAAAGCAGGGCATCACCTTCAACCTCGGCGCCAAGGTCACCGGCGTCGCCCGTGAAGGCGACGGCGCGACCGTGACCTTCGAACCCGTCAAGGGCGGCGAGGCGCAGACGATTTCGGCCGACGTGGTTCTCGTGGCGACGGGGCGCAAGCCCTACACCGCCGGCCTTGGCCTTGAGGAAGCGGGCGTCGCACTCGACAATCGCGGCCGCGTCGAGATCGATGGCCACTTCAAGACCAATGTCGATGGCATCTACGCCATCGGCGACGTCGTGCGCGGCCCGATGCTCGCCCACAAGGCGGAAGACGAAGGCGTGGCGCTGGCCGAAATCCTTGCCGGTCAGGCAGGTCATGTGAACTACGATGTCATCCCCGGCGTCGTCTACACCCAGCCGGAAGTCGCCTCCGTCGGCAAGACCGAGGAAGAGCTGAAGAGCGCGGGCATTGCCTACAAGGTCGGCAAGTTCCCCTTCACCGCCAACGGCCGCGCCCGCGCCATGCAGGCCGTCGATGGCTTCGTGAAGATCCTCGCCGACAAGGACACCGACCGCGTTCTCGGCGGCCACATCATCGGCTTTGGCGCCGGCGAGATGATCCACGAAATCGCCGTCCTTATGGAATTCGGCGGCTCCTCGGAAGACCTCGGCCGCACCTGCCACGCCCACCCCACCATGTCGGAAGCCGTCAAGGAGGCAGCTCTCGCAACCTTCTTCAAGCCGATCCATATGTAG
- a CDS encoding NAD-dependent succinate-semialdehyde dehydrogenase, which yields MSLSPDLLAKLKDPSLATDKALIGAEWVAAAADGKTFDVLDPANGTHVATLPDMGRAETAQSIAAAHKAQKAWARKTGKERAQILRRLYDLLVANADDLAIILTTEMGKPLAEAKGEVLYGASYVEWFGEEAKRVYGDTIPGHQPDKRIIVVKQPIGVVAAITPWNFPNAMLARKIAPALAAGCAIVSKPAAETPLSALALAILAERAGLPAGLFSVILSTDSAAVGLEMCESDKVRKLTFTGSTNVGKILFRQSAGQVMKLGLELGGNAPFIVFEDADLDAAVEGAMVSKYRNNGQTCVCANRLYVQSSVYDAFAEKLAAKVRAIKVGSGFEPDVSAGPLISEKALAKVEDHIADAVSKGAEIAVGGARATDKGDLFFQPTILTGVTPDMKLAREETFGPVAPLFRFETEEDVIAMANDTEFGLAAYFYARDISKIFRVAEDLEYGMVGINTGLISTEVAPFGGIKQSGQGREGSKYGIEDYIEVKYLCLSV from the coding sequence ATGAGCCTATCACCGGACCTTCTCGCCAAGCTGAAAGACCCGAGCCTTGCGACCGACAAGGCGCTGATCGGCGCCGAGTGGGTGGCGGCAGCCGCCGACGGCAAGACCTTCGACGTGCTCGACCCGGCAAACGGCACCCATGTCGCCACACTTCCCGACATGGGACGCGCGGAAACGGCGCAGTCCATCGCCGCTGCCCACAAGGCGCAGAAGGCGTGGGCGCGGAAGACCGGCAAGGAGCGGGCGCAGATCCTTCGCCGGCTATACGACCTTCTCGTTGCGAACGCCGACGACCTCGCCATCATCCTCACGACCGAGATGGGCAAGCCGCTGGCCGAGGCGAAAGGCGAGGTGCTGTATGGCGCATCCTATGTCGAGTGGTTCGGCGAGGAAGCCAAGCGCGTCTATGGCGACACGATTCCCGGGCATCAGCCCGACAAGCGCATCATCGTCGTCAAGCAGCCGATCGGTGTCGTCGCGGCCATCACGCCGTGGAATTTTCCGAATGCGATGCTCGCTCGCAAGATCGCGCCGGCGCTGGCGGCCGGCTGCGCCATCGTGTCGAAGCCTGCGGCCGAGACGCCGCTGTCCGCCCTGGCGCTCGCGATCCTTGCCGAGCGGGCGGGCCTTCCCGCAGGCCTCTTCAGCGTCATCCTGTCGACGGACTCCGCAGCCGTCGGGCTTGAGATGTGCGAGAGCGACAAGGTGCGCAAGCTGACCTTCACCGGCTCCACGAATGTCGGCAAGATCCTCTTCCGGCAGTCTGCCGGGCAGGTGATGAAGCTCGGGCTGGAGCTCGGCGGAAACGCGCCCTTCATCGTCTTCGAGGACGCCGATCTCGATGCGGCGGTCGAAGGCGCCATGGTGTCGAAGTACCGGAACAACGGACAGACCTGCGTCTGTGCTAACCGTCTCTATGTGCAGTCGAGCGTCTACGACGCTTTTGCCGAAAAGCTTGCCGCGAAGGTGCGCGCCATCAAGGTCGGCAGCGGGTTCGAGCCGGATGTCAGTGCCGGGCCGCTGATCTCGGAAAAAGCGCTGGCCAAGGTCGAGGATCACATCGCCGACGCGGTCTCCAAGGGTGCCGAGATCGCGGTGGGCGGTGCGCGGGCGACGGACAAGGGCGATCTTTTCTTCCAGCCGACGATCCTGACCGGTGTCACGCCCGACATGAAGCTCGCACGCGAGGAGACCTTCGGCCCCGTTGCGCCGCTCTTCCGCTTCGAGACGGAAGAGGATGTGATCGCCATGGCCAACGACACGGAATTCGGCCTTGCCGCCTATTTCTACGCCCGTGATATCTCCAAGATCTTCCGCGTGGCCGAAGATCTCGAATATGGCATGGTCGGCATCAACACCGGTCTGATCTCCACCGAAGTCGCCCCCTTCGGCGGCATCAAGCAGTCCGGCCAAGGCCGCGAGGGCTCGAAATACGGGATCGAGGACTATATCGAGGTGAAGTATCTCTGCCTGAGTGTGTGA
- a CDS encoding 4-aminobutyrate--2-oxoglutarate transaminase has product MLNLDVAERRGAAISRGVGVTTQVYAERAENAEIWDIEGKRYIDFAAGIAVVNTGHRHPRVIAAVKDQLDRFTHTCHQVVPYENYVRLAERLNALVPGDFEKKTVFVTTGAEAVENAVKIARAATKRSAVIAFSGGFHGRTFMGMALTGKVAPYKAGFGAMMPDVFHVPFPAELHGMTVEASLAVLDRLFKADVDPARVAAFIIEPVQGEGGFYEVPKALVIALREIADRHGILLIADEVQTGFARTGRMFAMEHYPVVADITTMAKGLGGGFPIAAVTGRADIMDAPGPGGLGGTYGGNPIGIAAGLAVLDVIDDEDLCARAEQLGARLKQRLQSFKDFVPQIVDVRGPGFMNAAEFNVPGTATPDADFTNRVRQRALEKGLILLTCGVYGNVIRFLSPITIQDHIFTEALDILEDTLRDCVKGD; this is encoded by the coding sequence ATGTTGAATCTCGATGTCGCCGAACGTCGCGGCGCTGCCATATCACGCGGTGTCGGCGTGACCACGCAGGTCTATGCCGAGCGGGCGGAAAACGCGGAAATCTGGGATATCGAGGGGAAGCGCTACATCGATTTCGCCGCCGGTATCGCCGTCGTCAACACAGGCCATCGTCACCCCCGCGTGATCGCTGCCGTGAAGGACCAACTCGACCGCTTCACCCACACCTGCCATCAGGTCGTGCCTTACGAGAATTATGTGCGTCTGGCAGAGCGGCTGAATGCGCTGGTACCCGGCGATTTCGAGAAGAAGACGGTGTTCGTGACCACGGGGGCCGAAGCGGTTGAGAATGCCGTGAAGATCGCGCGGGCCGCGACGAAGCGCTCCGCCGTCATCGCCTTCTCCGGCGGCTTCCACGGCCGGACCTTCATGGGCATGGCGCTAACCGGCAAGGTTGCGCCCTACAAGGCCGGATTCGGCGCCATGATGCCGGATGTGTTCCATGTTCCCTTTCCGGCCGAACTGCACGGCATGACGGTGGAGGCGTCGCTGGCGGTGCTCGACCGGTTGTTCAAGGCCGATGTCGATCCGGCGCGTGTGGCGGCCTTCATCATCGAGCCGGTGCAGGGGGAGGGCGGTTTCTACGAGGTGCCGAAAGCCCTGGTGATCGCGCTGCGCGAGATCGCCGACCGACATGGCATCCTCCTGATCGCCGACGAGGTGCAGACCGGCTTTGCCCGCACGGGACGCATGTTCGCCATGGAGCATTATCCGGTCGTTGCCGATATCACGACCATGGCCAAGGGGCTCGGCGGCGGGTTTCCGATCGCGGCCGTGACCGGGCGTGCCGACATCATGGATGCACCCGGCCCGGGTGGCCTCGGCGGCACCTATGGCGGCAACCCGATCGGCATCGCGGCCGGCCTTGCCGTGCTCGACGTTATCGACGACGAGGATTTGTGCGCCCGTGCCGAACAGCTGGGCGCGCGGCTGAAGCAGCGGTTGCAGTCGTTCAAGGATTTCGTGCCTCAGATCGTCGATGTCAGGGGGCCGGGCTTCATGAATGCGGCGGAGTTCAATGTGCCGGGCACCGCGACGCCGGATGCCGATTTCACCAACAGGGTTCGGCAGCGGGCGCTGGAAAAGGGGCTGATCCTGCTTACCTGCGGCGTTTATGGAAATGTCATCCGTTTCCTCTCGCCGATCACCATTCAGGATCATATCTTCACCGAAGCGCTCGATATTCTCGAGGACACGCTGCGCGACTGCGTCAAGGGAGACTGA
- a CDS encoding MerR family transcriptional regulator: protein MDDIRLKITEAARMAGVSASTLRLWESQGLIEPLRSATGQRLFDRTLMDRLKTIGWLRTEKGLNPAAIREVLKDESEPALPVETQAVPVEGGPAPAIGAKIRHLRRQAGRTLQSVADETGIALSLLSSFERISQGLSLPALHALAACFGTTLAALSGQEGGEHRQSLVRAGQWTAWPATASGVTIQPLAEGRHQMECHRFVLAPGASSEGAYRHEGEEFMHILQGRMQIVLDGDQFFDLAAGDSFTFESTRFHAWRNLHEAETVLIWINTPATF, encoded by the coding sequence ATGGACGACATTCGCCTCAAGATCACGGAAGCCGCCCGCATGGCCGGGGTGTCCGCCTCGACGCTGCGTCTGTGGGAAAGTCAGGGGCTGATTGAGCCCCTGCGGTCGGCGACAGGTCAGCGCCTGTTCGACCGGACACTGATGGACCGGCTGAAGACCATCGGCTGGCTGCGCACGGAGAAGGGCCTGAACCCGGCCGCCATCCGCGAGGTTCTGAAGGACGAAAGCGAGCCCGCCCTGCCCGTGGAGACACAGGCCGTGCCGGTCGAGGGCGGACCCGCACCCGCCATCGGTGCGAAAATCCGCCATCTCCGCCGTCAGGCCGGGCGAACGCTGCAAAGCGTCGCGGACGAAACCGGCATTGCTCTCTCGCTGCTCTCCTCCTTCGAGCGGATCTCGCAGGGCCTCTCCCTGCCGGCGCTGCATGCGCTGGCGGCCTGCTTCGGCACGACGCTGGCGGCTCTTTCCGGCCAGGAAGGTGGCGAGCACCGGCAGTCGCTCGTGCGCGCCGGTCAGTGGACCGCCTGGCCCGCGACCGCCTCCGGCGTCACCATCCAGCCGCTGGCGGAAGGGCGGCACCAGATGGAATGCCACCGATTCGTCCTCGCCCCCGGCGCCTCCAGCGAGGGCGCCTACCGGCATGAGGGCGAGGAGTTCATGCATATCCTTCAGGGCCGGATGCAGATCGTGCTCGATGGCGACCAGTTCTTCGATCTTGCCGCCGGCGACAGCTTCACCTTCGAGAGCACCCGCTTCCACGCATGGCGCAACCTGCACGAGGCCGAAACCGTGCTGATCTGGATCAACACGCCCGCGACGTTCTGA